One region of Arthrobacter sp. StoSoilB22 genomic DNA includes:
- a CDS encoding alpha/beta hydrolase, translating into MAGSAVPLPFVNVLTPDVPAGQPIPAVLIHGWASGSVYWEPLANKLLDAGREVWILDLPGYHPGETLPPDFEWTLDSAAASVAAALDARASGPVHMVGHSMGGSVSLTLAAARPGLVASLTLVGMAPVPQNQGFKEVLRTQLDQGFFDAGTVVKLMNAWYGELAAADMARLSTGFDTPFPILSASAVAAMTGVEPSVPGRVRAPLLVIAGTGDRVRPIEQMRAFVAASPGRRLAAIRGAGHNVHWEQPEHCAEALLEFWETSWPPPA; encoded by the coding sequence ATGGCTGGCAGCGCTGTTCCACTCCCCTTCGTGAACGTCCTCACCCCTGACGTTCCCGCAGGTCAGCCCATTCCAGCAGTCCTGATCCATGGCTGGGCGTCCGGTTCCGTGTATTGGGAACCCCTCGCAAATAAGTTGCTCGACGCCGGCAGGGAAGTCTGGATTCTGGACCTCCCCGGCTACCACCCGGGTGAGACCTTGCCGCCGGACTTCGAATGGACCTTGGACTCGGCAGCGGCTTCCGTGGCCGCGGCCCTTGATGCCCGGGCCAGCGGTCCGGTGCATATGGTGGGACATTCGATGGGTGGCAGTGTTTCGTTGACGCTTGCGGCAGCCCGCCCCGGCTTGGTGGCTTCATTGACCCTTGTGGGCATGGCGCCGGTGCCGCAGAATCAGGGGTTCAAGGAGGTGCTCAGGACTCAGCTGGATCAGGGGTTCTTCGACGCCGGGACCGTAGTGAAGCTCATGAACGCCTGGTATGGAGAGCTGGCCGCAGCAGACATGGCGCGGCTCAGCACAGGGTTCGACACTCCGTTTCCGATTCTGTCCGCCAGCGCGGTGGCGGCCATGACCGGCGTCGAACCTTCAGTGCCTGGGCGCGTCCGCGCGCCACTACTGGTGATCGCCGGTACTGGAGATCGGGTGCGCCCTATCGAGCAAATGCGCGCGTTCGTGGCCGCAAGCCCGGGTCGCCGGTTGGCGGCCATTCGCGGCGCCGGCCACAACGTCCACTGGGAACAGCCCGAACACTGCGCAGAGGCGCTCCTTGAATTTTGGGAAACAAGCTGGCCACCGCCAGCGTAA
- a CDS encoding GntP family transporter, whose translation MNPLVNSLMVRAADAPAIKPAVELGTPLLLTIAAAGIALLLVLIIRFKIQAFVALLAVSILVGVAAQIPLKDIFTVVTTGVGSTMGKVALLIALGAILGRMIEVSGGVQSLATHFTEKLGAKRVAVALTAVGFLVAIPVFFEVGVIVLVPIVYAFAKIANVHPIKFGLPMAGIMLSIHVAVPPHPGIVAGAGVFGADIGLITMISLIICIPLGFLSYWVASIMNRKEYELLPGVKQQVEEFGSESLVHVGHDGPGARAIAPPRPGLIMFLIAAPIVQILLGTVGTLTLPKDNYWYGVAAFIGNPFFALLVAVALSFFLLAVRRNWSLKETGEIFEGALPPIASILMVVAAGGVFGEVLRTSGIGAALSHTLDSLGLPVIVLGFIISLALRAAQGSATVAIVTTTGLLTSAVMEGGYSPAQIAVIVIAIGFGSLGLSHVTDAGFWTVIRYYGLTVSDGLRTWTVLTTILGLAGFALTYVAWILVGGLGH comes from the coding sequence ATGAACCCCCTCGTCAACTCGCTGATGGTTCGGGCGGCCGATGCCCCCGCCATCAAGCCCGCAGTGGAGCTGGGAACACCGCTTCTGCTGACCATCGCCGCGGCCGGGATCGCCCTGTTGCTGGTGCTGATCATCCGCTTCAAGATCCAGGCCTTTGTTGCCCTGCTGGCGGTCAGCATCCTGGTGGGCGTCGCCGCCCAGATCCCGCTCAAGGACATCTTCACCGTGGTGACCACCGGCGTTGGCAGCACCATGGGCAAGGTCGCCCTGCTGATCGCCCTCGGCGCCATCCTTGGCCGCATGATCGAGGTGTCCGGTGGCGTGCAGTCACTGGCCACGCACTTCACGGAGAAGCTCGGTGCCAAGCGCGTTGCTGTCGCTTTGACGGCCGTGGGCTTCCTGGTGGCCATCCCGGTGTTCTTCGAGGTTGGCGTGATCGTTCTGGTCCCCATCGTCTACGCCTTCGCCAAGATCGCCAACGTTCACCCCATCAAGTTCGGCCTGCCCATGGCCGGCATTATGCTGTCCATCCACGTCGCAGTCCCGCCGCACCCGGGCATCGTGGCCGGTGCCGGCGTCTTCGGCGCGGACATCGGGCTCATCACCATGATCTCGCTCATCATCTGCATCCCCCTCGGATTCCTCTCTTACTGGGTTGCCAGCATCATGAACCGCAAGGAGTACGAGCTCCTCCCCGGTGTGAAGCAGCAGGTGGAAGAATTCGGTTCCGAATCCCTGGTCCACGTGGGCCACGACGGCCCCGGCGCCCGCGCAATCGCACCTCCCCGCCCAGGCCTGATCATGTTCCTGATCGCCGCTCCGATCGTCCAGATCCTCCTCGGCACCGTTGGCACGCTGACCCTTCCCAAGGACAACTACTGGTACGGCGTGGCTGCGTTCATCGGCAACCCGTTCTTCGCGCTCCTGGTGGCCGTGGCGCTGTCCTTCTTCCTGCTGGCCGTTCGCCGTAACTGGTCGCTCAAGGAAACCGGCGAAATCTTCGAAGGTGCACTGCCTCCCATCGCGTCCATCCTCATGGTGGTTGCTGCAGGCGGTGTCTTCGGCGAAGTCCTCCGCACCTCGGGCATCGGCGCCGCACTGTCGCACACGCTGGACAGCCTGGGCCTTCCGGTGATTGTCCTCGGATTCATCATCTCCCTGGCACTGCGCGCCGCGCAGGGTTCGGCCACAGTGGCCATCGTGACCACCACCGGCCTGCTCACCTCCGCTGTGATGGAGGGCGGCTACTCGCCGGCCCAGATCGCCGTGATCGTGATTGCCATCGGCTTCGGCTCGCTGGGCCTGTCCCACGTCACGGACGCGGGCTTCTGGACCGTGATCCGCTACTACGGCCTCACGGTTTCCGACGGCCTCAGGACCTGGACCGTTCTCACCACCATCCTGGGCCTGGCCGGCTTTGCGCTGACGTATGTCGCCTGGATCCTGGTGGGGGGCCTGGGCCACTAA
- a CDS encoding VOC family protein, whose protein sequence is MTTSIFVNLPVSDLEASKAFYTALGYTINPNFTDDTAACVVFSDTIYAMLLTHAKFSEFTKQPIADTHNTTAAIVAISADSREDVDALAAKALEAGGSETYDAQDLGFMYSRAFRDLDGHHWEVLWMDGAAAQSGPPES, encoded by the coding sequence ATGACTACGTCGATTTTCGTCAACCTGCCCGTCAGCGACCTTGAAGCATCCAAGGCCTTCTACACGGCCCTTGGCTACACCATCAACCCTAATTTCACCGATGACACTGCAGCCTGCGTGGTCTTCAGCGACACCATTTATGCCATGCTCCTGACCCATGCCAAGTTCAGCGAATTCACCAAGCAGCCCATCGCGGACACGCACAACACGACGGCGGCCATTGTCGCCATTTCTGCCGATAGCCGTGAAGACGTGGATGCCTTGGCCGCCAAGGCGCTCGAAGCCGGCGGGTCCGAAACCTACGACGCCCAGGACCTTGGTTTCATGTACAGCCGCGCATTCCGTGACCTGGATGGCCACCACTGGGAAGTCCTGTGGATGGACGGCGCAGCGGCACAATCCGGTCCCCCGGAGTCCTAA
- a CDS encoding four-carbon acid sugar kinase family protein, which produces MTLEADVLAAFPAEVQIPAQLVADAVAASAADAPKILVVLDDDPTGTQSVADLAVLTRWDVEDFTWAFTHIRANQTKPAVYVLTNTRSLDPAEAAARNEEIVRNALAAAAAGHVKLGFVSRSDSTLRGHYPLEPDVIAATVAAETGEPTDGVVIVPAFPDAGRITIGGVHYMRADAGALTPVAETEFAKDASFGFANSEMAKYVEEKSQGRFPASDVIVLDLNIIRAGASAQDPTISAKAIADALESAANSTPIVADIVTENDFRALALGLEEAERRGKKLLYRVGPPFVRGRIGQEIRTALTSEEAFAGNTPSSTGGLIVVGSHVGVTTRQLNDLTAQHSSARIIEIDVEKLIAGTKTSGEAEADAYIETVVSDVVDALHKGDVIVHTSRLLIKTDDAAASLKIARTVSAAVVAVVNRTLKTFPPRFVIAKGGITSSDVAAHGLEIRHAIVRGPMLPGIVSLWEPVDGPAKGIPYIVFAGNVGDDQSLTQVTRKLSATF; this is translated from the coding sequence GTGACCCTTGAAGCCGACGTTCTGGCCGCTTTCCCGGCGGAAGTCCAGATTCCTGCTCAGTTGGTTGCCGACGCCGTTGCGGCGTCTGCCGCGGACGCACCAAAGATCCTGGTGGTCCTCGACGACGACCCCACGGGAACGCAGTCAGTTGCGGATCTCGCTGTGCTCACCCGCTGGGACGTGGAGGACTTCACCTGGGCGTTCACCCACATCCGTGCGAACCAGACCAAGCCCGCGGTCTACGTCCTCACCAACACCCGCAGCCTTGACCCGGCCGAAGCCGCAGCGCGCAACGAGGAAATCGTCCGCAACGCTCTGGCTGCCGCAGCCGCCGGCCACGTGAAGCTGGGCTTCGTGAGCCGCAGCGACTCCACCCTCCGTGGCCACTACCCGCTGGAGCCGGACGTCATCGCCGCCACCGTCGCTGCAGAAACCGGCGAACCCACCGACGGCGTGGTGATCGTTCCGGCATTCCCCGACGCCGGCCGCATCACCATCGGCGGTGTGCACTACATGCGCGCCGACGCCGGCGCACTGACTCCCGTGGCTGAGACGGAATTCGCCAAGGACGCGAGCTTCGGTTTCGCCAACTCCGAGATGGCCAAGTATGTGGAGGAGAAGTCGCAGGGCCGGTTCCCCGCGAGCGACGTGATTGTCCTGGACCTGAACATCATCCGCGCCGGAGCGTCAGCGCAAGATCCCACCATCTCCGCCAAAGCGATCGCCGACGCCCTGGAATCCGCCGCCAACTCCACGCCGATCGTGGCTGACATCGTCACCGAGAACGACTTCCGTGCCCTCGCCCTGGGCTTGGAGGAAGCAGAACGCCGCGGCAAGAAACTCCTCTACCGCGTGGGCCCGCCCTTTGTCAGGGGCCGCATTGGCCAGGAAATTCGCACTGCGCTGACCTCGGAAGAAGCCTTCGCAGGCAACACTCCCTCCTCAACCGGTGGATTGATTGTGGTGGGCTCCCACGTTGGCGTCACCACCCGGCAACTCAATGACCTCACTGCGCAGCACAGCTCGGCCCGCATCATCGAGATCGACGTCGAGAAGCTCATTGCCGGAACCAAAACCTCGGGCGAAGCAGAAGCCGACGCCTACATCGAAACCGTTGTGTCCGACGTCGTCGACGCCCTTCACAAGGGCGACGTGATCGTCCACACCAGCCGCCTGCTCATCAAAACCGACGACGCCGCAGCGAGCCTGAAGATCGCCCGCACGGTTTCGGCCGCCGTCGTGGCCGTGGTGAACCGGACACTCAAGACCTTCCCGCCGCGGTTCGTCATCGCCAAGGGCGGCATCACGTCCTCGGACGTGGCGGCGCACGGCCTGGAAATCCGCCACGCGATTGTCCGCGGACCCATGCTGCCGGGCATCGTCTCGCTGTGGGAGCCGGTGGACGGTCCCGCCAAGGGCATCCCTTACATCGTCTTCGCCGGCAACGTGGGTGACGACCAGTCCCTGACCCAGGTTACCCGCAAGCTCAGCGCCACTTTCTAA
- a CDS encoding NAD(P)-dependent oxidoreductase, with product MTSSNYTITVLGLGAMGLPMATRLASELTVHGFDIAEPRLELAAAAGIKTFDSAREASQGADALLLAVRNGEQLNDVLFGENGVASVLKPGAVVILGSTVGTEAIPATVAKLAEYGVALVDAPLSGGPKRAGEGDLLIVVGAEPEALEKARPALELLASTLSIVGDKPGDGQALKTVNQLLCGVHIAAAAEAMALADALGLDQAKTLAALEAGAAGSFMLSNRGPRILEAYTEEGAEVLSRLDIFVKDMGIVGKATRAAGLAAPVAAAAEQLYLLGQAQGLAAADDSAVIKVVAPSKRTA from the coding sequence ATGACCAGCAGCAACTACACCATCACCGTCCTGGGCCTCGGCGCCATGGGCCTGCCCATGGCCACCCGCCTTGCCTCCGAGCTGACCGTTCACGGCTTCGACATCGCAGAGCCGCGCCTGGAGCTCGCAGCAGCGGCCGGCATCAAGACCTTCGACTCCGCCCGCGAAGCTTCCCAAGGTGCCGATGCGCTGCTGTTGGCCGTCCGCAACGGCGAGCAGCTCAACGATGTCCTCTTCGGCGAAAACGGCGTGGCCTCGGTACTGAAGCCGGGCGCCGTGGTGATCCTGGGCAGCACCGTTGGCACCGAAGCCATTCCCGCAACGGTAGCCAAGCTGGCCGAGTATGGCGTCGCGCTGGTTGATGCCCCGCTGTCCGGTGGACCCAAGCGTGCCGGCGAAGGTGACCTGCTGATCGTTGTTGGCGCCGAGCCCGAGGCACTCGAAAAGGCGCGCCCCGCACTGGAACTGCTGGCGTCCACCCTGAGCATCGTGGGCGACAAGCCCGGCGACGGCCAGGCACTGAAGACCGTCAACCAGCTCCTGTGCGGCGTCCACATCGCCGCCGCCGCAGAAGCCATGGCTCTCGCCGACGCCCTCGGCCTCGACCAGGCCAAGACCCTCGCCGCCCTGGAAGCAGGCGCCGCCGGTTCCTTCATGCTTTCCAACCGCGGGCCGCGCATCCTCGAGGCCTACACCGAAGAAGGTGCCGAGGTCCTCAGCCGCCTGGACATCTTCGTCAAGGACATGGGCATTGTGGGTAAGGCAACCCGGGCCGCCGGCCTCGCCGCACCCGTTGCTGCCGCTGCTGAACAGCTTTACCTTCTCGGCCAGGCCCAGGGCCTCGCCGCCGCCGACGACTCCGCCGTCATCAAGGTTGTTGCGCCCTCCAAGCGCACTGCCTAA
- a CDS encoding class II fructose-bisphosphate aldolase, whose amino-acid sequence MRTKLDHLVNSALASGSAVPAFTCYDFTTALAVVSAAEEARLGVILLVAPKTASTPNGLRLIAALRGLADDASVPVSVQLDHASDLKVILDSVAAGADAVLADGSSLPYEDNIALVREVRAALDAQGASDVVIEAELGGLAGDEDKAFGAEDSAHDAGTSVAGLTNPTQVADFVARTGAQLLAVAVGNVHGKYKGEPNIRWDVLQEVADNTEVPLVLHGASGIPADELAKAPSLQVGKVNFNTELRTGILSTLEAETAAHRADGENLQGLLARWNGSAATFAGATLELLSA is encoded by the coding sequence ATGCGCACCAAACTCGACCACTTGGTCAACTCCGCCCTGGCCTCCGGCTCGGCCGTTCCCGCCTTCACTTGCTACGACTTCACCACCGCCTTGGCTGTAGTGTCGGCGGCGGAGGAAGCCCGGCTCGGCGTGATCCTGCTGGTGGCTCCGAAAACTGCGTCCACACCCAACGGCCTGCGCCTCATTGCAGCCCTGCGCGGCCTCGCCGACGACGCCAGCGTCCCGGTTTCGGTCCAACTGGACCACGCTTCGGATCTCAAGGTCATCCTCGACTCGGTGGCCGCCGGTGCAGACGCGGTCCTGGCTGACGGTTCGTCCTTGCCCTACGAGGACAACATCGCCCTGGTTCGCGAAGTCCGAGCCGCGCTGGACGCCCAAGGCGCCTCCGACGTCGTCATCGAGGCTGAACTCGGCGGCCTTGCGGGTGACGAGGACAAGGCGTTTGGTGCCGAAGATTCAGCGCACGACGCCGGCACTTCAGTTGCGGGGCTCACCAACCCCACGCAGGTGGCTGACTTCGTGGCGCGAACGGGTGCGCAGCTGCTCGCCGTCGCGGTGGGCAACGTGCACGGAAAGTACAAGGGCGAGCCGAACATCCGTTGGGACGTGCTGCAGGAAGTTGCTGATAACACCGAGGTGCCGCTGGTACTCCATGGTGCGTCGGGCATTCCAGCGGATGAGCTCGCGAAGGCCCCTTCTCTGCAGGTGGGCAAGGTGAACTTCAACACGGAGCTGCGCACGGGAATCCTGTCCACTCTCGAAGCTGAAACCGCTGCACACCGGGCCGACGGTGAGAATCTGCAGGGTTTGCTGGCCCGCTGGAACGGCTCGGCTGCCACGTTCGCCGGCGCCACGCTGGAGTTGCTCAGCGCCTAG
- a CDS encoding DUF1304 domain-containing protein yields the protein MILASLIFATIAALLHVYIFTMESITWTKPKTWKTFSITSQADAETTKPLAYNQGFYNLFLAIGALIGIVAVAMGATQVGWTLVFSSCGSMLLAALVLAASGKKYLRAATLQGTTPLLAVVLGIIAVTTS from the coding sequence ATGATCCTGGCCTCCCTGATTTTTGCGACGATAGCCGCCCTGCTCCACGTCTACATCTTCACCATGGAGTCCATTACCTGGACCAAGCCCAAGACCTGGAAAACGTTCAGCATCACCTCTCAGGCCGACGCGGAAACGACCAAGCCGCTCGCCTACAACCAAGGCTTCTACAATCTGTTCCTTGCCATTGGCGCGTTGATCGGCATCGTCGCAGTAGCCATGGGTGCAACCCAGGTCGGCTGGACCCTCGTCTTCAGCAGCTGTGGTTCCATGCTCCTCGCGGCACTCGTCCTCGCCGCCAGTGGAAAAAAGTACCTCCGCGCAGCAACGCTCCAAGGCACAACGCCGTTGCTCGCCGTCGTGCTTGGAATCATCGCCGTTACAACCTCCTGA